A window from Neoarius graeffei isolate fNeoGra1 chromosome 14, fNeoGra1.pri, whole genome shotgun sequence encodes these proteins:
- the snf8 gene encoding vacuolar-sorting protein SNF8 — protein MHRRGVGAGAIAKKKLAEAKYKERGTVLAEDQIAQMSKQLETFKTHLEEFASKHKQEIRKSSQFRVQFQEMCATIGVDPLASGKGFWSEMLGVGDFYYELGVQIIEVCLALKHRNGGLITLDELHQRVLKGRGKFAQDVSQDDLIRAIKKLKAMGNGFGMIPVGGSYLVQSVPAELNMDHTVVLQLAEKKGYVTVSEIKDSLKWEKERACHVLDHLLKEGLAWLDTQAAGEPQYWLPALFSELSSRDVTPEEANQMTP, from the exons ATGCACAGAAGAGGAGTTGGAGCAGGGGCTATTGCTAAGAAAAAACTCGCGGAG gctaAATACAAAGAGAGAGGTACAGTCTTGGCTGAAGATCAGATTGCACAG ATGTCTAAGCAGTTagaaacattcaaaacacatTTGGAAGAGTTCGCCAGCAAACACAAGCAAGAGATACGAAAGAGTTCACAGTTCAGGGTGCAGTTTCAAGAAATGTGTGCCACAATAGGAGTGGATCCACTGGCAT CTGGGAAAGGATTTTGGTCCGAGATGCTTGGAGTTGGAGACTTCTATTATGAGCTTGGTGTACAGATAATTGAAGTCTGTCTTGCTCTAAAGCACAGAAATGGCG GACTAATTACACTAGATGAACTTCATCAGCGTGTATTAAAAGGAAGAGGGAAGTTTGCTCAAGATGTGAGTCA AGATGACTTAATACGAGCCATCAAAAAGCTTAAGGCAATGGGAAATGGCTTTGGGATGATTCCTGTTGGAGGCTCTTATTTAGTCCAGTCAGTTCCAGCTGAGCTCAATATGGATCACACTGTTGTTCTTCAGCTGGCTGAG AAAAAGGGTTATGTAACAGTAAGTGAGATCAAGGACAGCCTGAAGTGGGAGAAAGAACGGGCTTGCCACGTACTT GACCACCTGCTGAAAGAAGGGCTGGCATGGTTGGATACCCAGGCTGCAGGGGAACCACAATACTGGCTGCCCGCCCTCTTTtctgaactttcttcccgtgatgTCACACCCGAGGAAGCAAATCAGATGACACCATGA